taaaatatcattaGCCAACGTGGAATTAACAGACTGCAGTACCTCAATGACTTTACTTGGAATGTCctctaataaatattctccACCTAGGTATTCCTCTTTCAAAAACTTCGGAAATGTGCCTACTTTTGTCCTATGAAAAGCTGTGTTTACACTTCTGAAGAAGGAAGATATTGACTTTCTTGCACTCTTCCACTTACTATCCAAGAAAAATTGACTGGAAAGGAGGATATTGGAAGCActctttttgaattctttcttttcaagaatcaatattaaattatcataCTTCATATGGTCTATTATCTCCTTTACATGATTAAATTCTATCTTATTCATTGATACTCCTGCATGTAAAACTTCTGGAGGTGAACAGTTCGTTCTCAAAAATGTGTTAACAATTTTTCTGGATAGATCTGAGTAAAGAGAATCAATAGAAGCCTCTAAGATTGATTGTCTCTTCTTTCTGATCTgattaattattgtttcTGAAATGGAAACTTCTTTAATCAGTTTTAGGAAAGATAAAGTGATCTCTAAAATCTTTACAATGGCTTTTTCACCTTTAGAGTTTAACttaaatctaataataaagtttgAAAAACCATTGTCATTTACCTCAATCATAGTCTCTAAGCctaatattattccaaTTCCCTTTAAATAACTGTAAAGacttttatttgaataatctGTAAAGAAGAATGAAATATACTCAGCAGGTTTGTACTTCCAAAGTGGGCTCTGGTGTGGAATAGGGAATATCACCGTAAAATAAGTGTTTTCTTCCGCAGATTTTACCTGtattactttattatttaaatcaatataaGGATGAATGATTTCATTTGAAAGGTCAAATGGAGTAATTAGTTGTTTGCTCTGGTTTGgaatttcatcaaaaaatGTTCTTGCAAGACCTTCAAGCTCATCTATGCTTTTATCTGAAACAATTGAAATAGTCATCAAATTTGAACTGTAGTAAGAGCCGTAAAACTTAATTAGTTCAAAAAGAAGAGCTTCTGTATCGAAATCTATATTTGCCATCAACCTTTTCATATTGCCCATATGAAAACCATGGTTAACATGGCCTTCAACAGAAAGTTCCTTAAGAATTTGTTTAAGTTTTATAGAACTCATACCCATTAAGGCTTCAAAGTCTGATTGCAATGCTTCCATTGCTGGGTCTAAATGAATTCTTTTGGGGCTAAAACTTTTCAAGTAAGAACAGAATTTTATTAGTGCTTCAGAAAAATACTCATGCTTGATAGATAGATGGTATTCCGTTAAAAATGGAGCAACTTTAGTCTTGAAAATCCCAGAGTTACTGGAAATAAAAAGATCATATGGTGTCTCCCTGCCAACATCAGGCCTCTTCCAATCGTAAAACAACAATTCACTTAATAAAGTTGCCAAGCCTGGGAATTTCTTAGGTTCCATGGAGCTACCCACTCTAACCCCTAAAgtaattgaagaaaataaactGGATCTCTGTGATACAAGAAAAACCtgaatatcattttttaatctaATAAAACTGTATTTGTTTGAATCCTTGACTGATTTTATAAAGTCTTCATCGTAGAAACGGCTATAAGCATCATTAATGTTCTTTTTAGCTCGATATTCTGATATTCTATTCATTCCCCCTATATAATATTGACCATCCAGAGCTAAAGAGTCGTTCTTTATCATTCTGGTACTTGATTCTACCAAAATATCACTAAAAGATGAATTGTTTGCTGTTAATGCAATATTAGAAGCTAGACATCTCTCTAAACTAAGAGAAAGCTGAACTAAAAGTCcgaataaaaatatttttgaggTCATTTTTACCAACTTCTGATCAATTTCTTAGAAATCCCTAATTTATAATCAGATCTTTAAGTTATTTAAAAGTTATATACAGAATGGTGAATTCTAAATAGCTAATTTGCATCCAAATCTTTCTTAATAGTTTGCATGGATGAGCCCAAAGTGGTTGCAGAAGACTGCTGAATTTTATTCAACCAGATTCactaatatttaattacttttttaaaataatattttctttaaggACAATTTTTCTTGGTGCCTCTCTAATCCTAAATTACCGCtggaaaatattaaagcttcaataattagaaaaaaaatgctAAGAAAATTAGTAATAGATGTAGAGTAAATATTATCTAATTAACctaattataaaataagGTCTTTCTCACGAAAACATAGAGAAAATACTATCATTCCCAGCAAGTTATTGGGAGGAGCACGTTTGAACCAATTATGctatttacaaaaaatcGGTGAATGCCCACACATTAGCAAAGTTCCGCCAATTGGGGGagtgaaaaaaaaattgtataaAAAGCTCAGTTCCAATAACTTAACAGAATAATTGACAATATTAGACTATAATTTGCATCATATGTATTGAAACATATGAGTAGAACTTTTCCGCATTAACGGCAGAAAATGTAAgcattatattaatttatatttcttcaatGTACGTTGAAAGAATCTTTGAATTGATAAATAGACTTGAGTCTAGTATATCCCTCAGGAACAAATTCTGATAGCTGATTAGACTGATCATCTTGGTTCCTGTTCGATTGAATTACGACTAAAATTGTAGGTGCGGTTCTGAATGAGCTCCAAAGTTCAAGAAAACCTAAGTAGCAGAAACTTTGAAGTAAAACTGTCTCTTTTATCTGCCAATCGCTACCTAAATTTCCTCGAATGATCCTTTCGTAATGCATTTGAACGAGTTTACTAGGCTTTAGTGAGACCTTCTGAAGATTACTAAGCAGCATACTTTTCAAAGATAAGAAATCTCTTTTAGAAAAAACTTTTTCTGGATTTAGGAAATAAATATCGAAAAACTCGAGAATAACATTTACCATGGGAATGATCTTATTAGAAAGGAATGTTACCTTAATTTGGAAGCTTGCAACATCGCGAGTAATAAACAAAGATCCAATTTGAATCGAAGAGTAACGAAGAGATTTTTTGTTTGCAATGAAGGAGTTCAAGACTTTGTGAAAATCCACCAGCTCTAAAAGATCCAAAAGGACCATATTTCTCTCCGCATTCCCAAGGTAAATGTATAGTAGAACTGTATTGAATGGATCAGAGCTTGAAGCTCTTTGCTTAAAAAAGTAGTTTTTATGATACATAGAAGGAAGTAATTccatattaataaatttgctattaaataaatttcctTTGTTTTCAGTATTCATTAGCATAGGACCCATATAGCTCCGCTTAATCATTTCATCTGTTAAATCTTTATCAGATATCCAACCATAACTTTTAGTATCAAAAGCCATACTAAATTGTCCAGAATTTATCTGcttaaatgaatttaacAAGCTAGCTGATGGTCTAATCATCTttatgaatttattaattcgAGCATAAATTTGGGACGGGGTAGTGTTTCCAATGGCAACGCCATGAACTTCGCCATACTTAAGAAGAATTTTGCCAAAAAGTTTAACATCTTCAAGAGTTAAATGTTTGGCATCATTTTCTAATGACCACGATTTAACACTTTCTAGATGCGTTATTTGCATTAATAGCATTAGAGAATAATCCTCGTTACTAGCATAGCTCAGTCTTTCTAGCAATTTCTTAAGTGCAGTAATcgatttttgaaaataacaaTTAGTTATTATTGTTCTGTAATTGATTAAATTATGCGCAAAAACCATAAAGAAGtcatcaaaatatttggtAATACCATCCCAACTCAATTGAATTCCAGGCAAAACATCAATATTCATAAAATCTGTGTAATTCTCGACTTTAATTACTCCATCAGAATTCGAATCAGCCAATGATAAATtcattgaatatttaaaaaggAACGAAAGCAATAGTAGCTTCTGCTTGTTCATATTAAGCAGTAATAAGTCTGTAGAGTTATTTACATCAAAAGGGATAGTTATATCGAAAGTAACAGATAATGTTGGTAACTTGTTATGTAAGGGCATGTAGAATATCGAATCCATATCAAATTCAGGATACAATCTGTCAATTTTTTTGCCTGTCTCATAATCTAATTCgcctttattattttcttccatAAATTTCTCATATTCATCTGCATAATCAATAGAAAGTTTATTGTTATATGATTCATGGCTAGAGTTTCCTTGCTTAAGGTCAATTAGATCGTGATAaacatttaatttaaaatcatttCTATGTAATTCCTTGTCATCAATATGCTGAGAAGTTTTAGAATTCGCTTCAGTTTTAGAATTGCGAAAAAAGTTCTCATTAAGTAGTTTGTCCTCTATTCCTTTCCTTAAAGTGATAGGataattaattgttttCAATTGATCATCGATATAAATTTGGCTATTACTTTCAAGTGAAGGATCAAAAAGttgaatctttaattcttctaaaGCAACTCTTTCATCAATACTGGAAAGTCTCCTTTGTAAATATTGAGGCAACTTCTCTTCAGAATAATGAAGTTTCTTATAAAATCTGCAATCACCTCGCTCTGGACCAGTCTTAAACcattttaaaaagaataaagataaattgTAAAACGACTTAAAAACcattttctcaaaattgaataaaaacGAGTTATTAAACGACTCGCTTGACCTTAAGTAATAAGAAGCACCATTATTCAATGATTTTACAGGGTGTGATATAACCATATTATCCGCTCTGATAAAATTCAATAGTTTCCGTATATGCCTCCCTTCAACCTGGTCCATTTTAAAAGGAGCAACCAGTACATCTTTTGGGAAACACCCAGTCCCTAAGTAAGATCTCAAGATGAAACTTGCTTGATCGGTATCAAGATCCAAgtataaattctttaattcaatagaaGATTCCTCCCTAATATGAAAAAGTGTTTCCTCAGAAAAATCTTGCTTTGAAATTAGTTTAATAGTTGAAAGTAATGCCTCAAGAATCTGCATGATATGTCGAACGCCTTCTTTCTGTAAAGTAATAAGGACAACAAAATTTGAGTAACCGCTCTCATTAGTTTCACAACCAGATGATAATGAAGTAATCCACCCTCTTGATCTTAGAACCCCAGTTAATCCTTCCTCAGATTCATCATCTAAAAAGAATGAGATATACTCGGTAAGTTTATACCTCCACAAATTTTTCTGATATGGTATAGGAAATATCAGCTTTAGCTCAAGGTTGACTGAATTTTGTTTTACTGCAACTACATTTCCCACATGCTTTAAATACggattttcattaaaattatatattttttcaagatCATTTGCATTAAAATTAGAGCTCCTAATTTTCCCAAAAAATGTTTTGACTAAAGTCAATAGATAAAGCATACTTTCATTTGATACAATGGCCAAAGTCATTAAGTTActacaataatatttgttaaaaTGTTCATTCAATATACTATCCAAACTACTATACTCATCAGAAAATTCATCAACTTTTTTAGAATTTGCTCCAATTCTATATCCCCTTTTAAATTgatcttttgaatttgcATTAGAATCAGTAAATGCATATAAATACTTATATCCCGATTTTTTGCAGAAATCATTTTCCACAAAAGCACTTCTTAAATTTTCCATTGAAATACATCTAGCCCTAATTTCCTCTCTTGTAACCTTTCTTGAGGATGATAACGTATGGAAATCTAACTCTAAAGGGCTGGCTAAAACTTCACTAAGAGTGTGTAAAACATCCACAAAATCCTCATTAAAAACCTCGATATTGATTTCTGTTCCATGGCCATGTACTCTACCTTCTACTGTATTTTCTaagtttttaaaatatagaGGATTAGTTCTTTTGTTGGTcttgaattttattttagaaaCAACTATATTCTTCAGTAAAATAGATAGTCCTTTCATATGGGACGGCTCATTAAAATCGCCATATCCTATTGACATTGCAATTGAAGACTTATAAagtatattttttgaaactAGAAATACTTTTATCTTATTTTCCAAGGTAATAAATTTGTACTCACCATTTTCATTTGCCATTCTAACAAAGTCTTTATCATCAACTTCCTCGAAATCATTGACATTGTAGTAAATTGATCGCATTTTTGAAAAGGAGTTCATGTCGCTGAATCCGTCCAATATAAATGGGCTATATGAAGCTATATAGCTGAATGTGTCATTTGAAACAAATTCTGAAATGCCAACATATGTATCATTTGAGTCTAAATTTTGCTCATCTAAAAAGCAACTCGCAAAATTTAAGTAATGagtaaatataaatacGGCAAATAATAAGCATAAAAGGCCATCCATTTTCAAAAGCTTAAAATGTTTGCAATTAATTAACATtaagttaaaaaaacatAAGCACGTCTTCGTATAccagaatttaaaaatggaaAACCTAACTCACACATTATTCGTACAACTTTATATATTGACGATCAACAGATCATCAAATGAAATTTCTTAATTAGTTGGTctgtttatttttttttttttttttttattaatgtttCAGTTTCATTATACAAAAATCCAGTTTTTTTTCTAGCGCCAAAAAATTTAGACATTGTTAAATATTGCATATCccatcaaaatattatttaatttgacCCCATTATTCTTAATTGCTCGCCAACTAATAGACGTTAAATACATGGGTTTTATGAATTATGTAAATTTTGTTCTTAAATATTACattttgatatattaatccctctttatctttattattatttaagtaAAGGTTATTTTCTCTATTGAGattattttagatttttcCAGATGacatttgaattaatacGTAAGCTAGTTAGTTCTGCAGTACTTCCATTGAAGATACCTAGTTAGTGAAGATGGAATACTGTTATACACGTATTTGGTACTGAAATAATAGTCCTCCTTTTCCACCAAGTATTTAATTCCGAGCTTAGGCAGCAAGTCTCTACGTATTAGATATGAAATCGAGTATAATTTTCGAATAAAATGCCAGTATCTATCCTCATTCATCTTAGcatttaaattcaatatgTCTACACCTTTAATAGATATAGGCTCATTGCtgtatattattataacCATATTGTCAATACCTAAACTTTTGATCAAAATGCTTTCAAATTGTGAGTCAAATTCTTCTGAACTCAATATGTTATTGTTCCTTGAGtttcttgaatttgaattggaagcatttaatatttgaagcCAGACCTCAATCACATTAGTAAGGTTAAATTTAAGTAATTCTTCTCTTGAATTTAAAGGCCTATTAGAGATAAAGTTCAGTAATAGATTTGTGTACAAATTCTCATTATTGCTTTCAAACTCGTAACTATACTCTAAAATCCACTTTTGATTTGTAAATAAGCTATCAATCAGTGTATTTTTAGTCAAAACTTTATCCAAAAATTTAGCAACTTCAGAAGttctttttcttaattGATCTAGCATTGGGAACATAAGAGTAACTTTGTTATTTACTCTATTGCTGTTTATTTGGAGAATTCCTCCTGCCAATTCTGAAAAAGGgtttatttttgttaaaaattttaaatggTCGAAACTTATCATTGAATTGTGTATTTTCCTAAATGAATTCCGGATTACACGCTCTAATTTGTgcatattaattctttctttatttaagaatatctccatttttttaattcttcttttaaagTAGTGCCCATATTTATAAGCAAAGCTCCTCGCattcttaatattagaaCATATTTTCAAATCCCCATAAATATCCCTAAAACCTTCAGGTTGGAAATAATTCCCCTTAAATTTGTCATTTAATACAGTCAAAAAAAGATTCCTCATATAGTTATCAGGCATAAAATATCTGTTTCCATTTTCTTGAAGATCTATAAGATAATTCTCAACAATATTGCTTGAGTTTATGATGTGTTTACTGAAGAATGCTGTAATATAATTAAGAATCAATTCAATTTCCTTTAAGCTGGACTTCTCAGACTTGAAAAAGTATTTTGTTCCtccaaaataaatatgttTCTCTGGCATTATAAAGCTTGCTCTGGAAATGtaactttgaaaaatttgtCTAAGATGGCTCCGAAAATGCCAACCAAGCATTAACAAACAACGATCAGAacttgaaattgaattataatataaaggGTTTAATTGATTACCAAATTCTACATCCAAAACTATTCTAGgaaaattgata
This is a stretch of genomic DNA from Cryptosporidium parvum Iowa II chromosome 3, whole genome shotgun sequence. It encodes these proteins:
- a CDS encoding secreted insulinase like peptidase, signal peptide, translated to MLINCKHFKLLKMDGLLCLLFAVFIFTHYLNFASCFLDEQNLDSNDTYVGISEFVSNDTFSYIASYSPFILDGFSDMNSFSKMRSIYYNVNDFEEVDDKDFVRMANENGEYKFITLENKIKVFLVSKNILYKSSIAMSIGYGDFNEPSHMKGLSILLKNIVVSKIKFKTNKRTNPLYFKNLENTVEGRVHGHGTEINIEVFNEDFVDVLHTLSEVLASPLELDFHTLSSSRKVTREEIRARCISMENLRSAFVENDFCKKSGYKYLYAFTDSNANSKDQFKRGYRIGANSKKVDEFSDEYSSLDSILNEHFNKYYCSNLMTLAIVSNESMLYLLTLVKTFFGKIRSSNFNANDLEKIYNFNENPYLKHVGNVVAVKQNSVNLELKLIFPIPYQKNLWRYKLTEYISFFLDDESEEGLTGVLRSRGWITSLSSGCETNESGYSNFVVLITLQKEGVRHIMQILEALLSTIKLISKQDFSEETLFHIREESSIELKNLYLDLDTDQASFILRSYLGTGCFPKDVLVAPFKMDQVEGRHIRKLLNFIRADNMVISHPVKSLNNGASYYLRSSESFNNSFLFNFEKMVFKSFYNLSLFFLKWFKTGPERGDCRFYKKLHYSEEKLPQYLQRRLSSIDERVALEELKIQLFDPSLESNSQIYIDDQLKTINYPITLRKGIEDKLLNENFFRNSKTEANSKTSQHIDDKELHRNDFKLNVYHDLIDLKQGNSSHESYNNKLSIDYADEYEKFMEENNKGELDYETGKKIDRLYPEFDMDSIFYMPLHNKLPTLSVTFDITIPFDVNNSTDLLLLNMNKQKLLLLSFLFKYSMNLSLADSNSDGVIKVENYTDFMNIDVLPGIQLSWDGITKYFDDFFMVFAHNLINYRTIITNCYFQKSITALKKLLERLSYASNEDYSLMLLMQITHLESVKSWSLENDAKHLTLEDVKLFGKILLKYGEVHGVAIGNTTPSQIYARINKFIKMIRPSASLLNSFKQINSGQFSMAFDTKSYGWISDKDLTDEMIKRSYMGPMLMNTENKGNLFNSKFINMELLPSMYHKNYFFKQRASSSDPFNTVLLYIYLGNAERNMVLLDLLELVDFHKVLNSFIANKKSLRYSSIQIGSLFITRDVASFQIKVTFLSNKIIPMVNVILEFFDIYFLNPEKVFSKRDFLSLKSMLLSNLQKVSLKPSKLVQMHYERIIRGNLGSDWQIKETVLLQSFCYLGFLELWSSFRTAPTILVVIQSNRNQDDQSNQLSEFVPEGYTRLKSIYQFKDSFNVH